The sequence CCGCCCCTTCACGGACCATCTGCTCCAGCCAATCGTTGCCGCTGGGAACATGAACCCCCAGTTGCCCGCGTAAAACGGCTGTGGCACGCAGACGATCATAGCTACAGCTAATGCTCCATTCGACCGCCCGGTGGATATTGTTTTCCGCCTCGGACTGGGCCGTATGAAAGGGCATGATCGGATCGGAGTAGTAATGACTCAATACGCCAGCGCTGTAGGCAGCATCGGACCATTTTTGATGGCGAAGCGCCTCGACCAAAGCATCGTACCACTTGCGTGCAGCCTTCTCGGCACCTCCCCAATAGTCCTGCGAAACGTGCAGCACATGATTGCGAAAGTCCTTGAACTTCTTATCAGGGTCTTTCGAGCCCCGCAGATAGGGCTCGTAATATTTCAGAAAGAGATTCCGCCGCCGTGATGCCTCGTCGCCATGCAAATAGTTCAACGCATCCAGCGCCAGCTTATGGTGCGTACCATTGGCATGTGCAGCGTACAGAATGTCAAACAACAAATGCATCCGGGCATCCTTCCCGACGGAAGCTTGATCGCCTCCCGCAACCTTTCCTGGTGGGTGCTATCTAACGAACGCTTCGCATTCTAGCGAAAAACGCCCAGTTTCCCCAAGGGAGATTTGATAGCACTGCCAGCCGAACTAGGCATCGTCTAACGCATAGCCATGACGCTCGAAATAGCCTCGCCAACGCCGCTGAATCTCTTCTCGCGTCGCATCGTCCATGGTGTGGCTATTGCGGCGAAAGTCTTTTGTGCGTTCGGCATACGCTTTCACTCCAGACTCAATCCGGTCGAAGCCATCCAATCCAATCGAATCGTAAACACGACGCAACTCGGCAATCGGATCTTTCACCAGGTCTTCGTAACGCGTATGTCCCACACGCTCGGCAGGCACTTCCGCCAAGCCTCGCTCGTAGGCAGCATACATTCGCTCGAAGCAATCGAAGACGTATTCGCGATAGTCGTCCTTAGAAACTTGAAACGATTGCACTTCGTCCATCGTATGCCACAGCCGCACGGTCGAAGCGAACACGTCATACGGGTCGCGGGCAATATGAATGAAGCGGGCCTCCGGAAACCGCTCGGCCAGTTCGCCGATCCGTCCGGTATGCGTGGGCGATTTCAAGATCAGCGGCTTCTTTTCCTGCACGGTAACCATTCGCATGAACAGATCGAGCGTATCGAGCCACGCCTGGCGTTCCTCCGCTGAAACGGCTGCCAAGTCGAGATAGTCAGGATCTGGCTTAGCATTATTCGGAAAAGCCATCCGCACATAAGGGGACATCTCTCCCAAGCTCAGCAGACCAAACTCATCCTCTTGCGGCTTCGACCACCCCATCGTCATGTTGTCCATCGGACGATTCCGAGGCATGAAAAAATTGAAGTACTTCTCGATCAGCCGTCCGTAAATCAAAAACATATTCGGCGCGAAGCACTGAATGGTATTCGGAGTGGCATAGCGATCGTCAGATGACATCAGCTCGTGCAAAAGCGTGGTACCACTTCGCCAATGCCCCAAGATAAAGATGGGGGCTTCGATTTTGGCGTTGTCGATCTGCGTGCCGAAAGCCAGCCGCTGTAGCTGGTGGCAGATGCTGTTATTGACTGAAAAAGCGGAGGCCGTCATGGCCAGCCCCAGCTTCATCGGATGCACCTTGAAACCGTTCTTTGCTAGCAGACTGCTCCAAGTTCCCATACGCATGCCGTGCCAGACCCGGGGCGTGTACCAAGGATAATTGTTGGCCTTAGGCTTCTTAGCTGGCTTGCTATCGACTGGCTTGGTGGAACTGTCAACAGCGGGGGATGGAGCGTTCAAAGAAACCGCTTTCCTGATTCAGAGACAAAGGGAGCAACCGAGAGACGGAGTTTATGCGAAAACGCCTCGCCTCACCAGCGACATCGGACAGGCC comes from Bremerella cremea and encodes:
- a CDS encoding sulfotransferase family protein; amino-acid sequence: MNAPSPAVDSSTKPVDSKPAKKPKANNYPWYTPRVWHGMRMGTWSSLLAKNGFKVHPMKLGLAMTASAFSVNNSICHQLQRLAFGTQIDNAKIEAPIFILGHWRSGTTLLHELMSSDDRYATPNTIQCFAPNMFLIYGRLIEKYFNFFMPRNRPMDNMTMGWSKPQEDEFGLLSLGEMSPYVRMAFPNNAKPDPDYLDLAAVSAEERQAWLDTLDLFMRMVTVQEKKPLILKSPTHTGRIGELAERFPEARFIHIARDPYDVFASTVRLWHTMDEVQSFQVSKDDYREYVFDCFERMYAAYERGLAEVPAERVGHTRYEDLVKDPIAELRRVYDSIGLDGFDRIESGVKAYAERTKDFRRNSHTMDDATREEIQRRWRGYFERHGYALDDA